One genomic region from Maridesulfovibrio frigidus DSM 17176 encodes:
- a CDS encoding class I SAM-dependent methyltransferase — protein MRLATCQSLQGYMMLTASPDIRKRIRGITKVISRHEMGQWKAVLSGLYRGMSVLEVGCGRGGKTDFLRSQGFKNILGVEKNAYQVASCNERGLNVVTLEEFEEKHGDSKFDFLILSHIMEHFQFEDLTSFIDGYLKHLKPGGLLLIATPMLHPHFWLDLDHQKPYYPQGIKNFYSGDSEQVGFSSRFTLKLKDIRFRKSPLKVKNDRNLLLKKNDLPMLVFNLISAVMFKFSFAFLGYKTGWVGLYKLK, from the coding sequence ATGCGGCTCGCTACCTGTCAGAGCTTGCAGGGGTATATGATGTTAACGGCTAGCCCGGACATTCGGAAAAGAATTAGGGGCATAACAAAAGTTATTTCCAGGCATGAAATGGGACAGTGGAAAGCTGTTTTGTCCGGTCTTTATCGCGGTATGTCCGTGCTTGAGGTCGGCTGCGGACGTGGCGGAAAGACTGACTTTCTGCGTTCACAGGGGTTTAAGAATATCTTAGGTGTTGAGAAGAATGCATATCAGGTTGCAAGCTGTAATGAGCGGGGACTTAATGTTGTGACTCTTGAGGAATTTGAAGAGAAGCATGGTGATAGTAAATTTGATTTTCTCATCCTATCGCATATTATGGAACATTTTCAGTTCGAAGATCTGACCAGTTTTATTGATGGATATTTGAAGCATTTGAAACCGGGCGGACTGCTTCTTATTGCAACGCCTATGCTTCATCCTCATTTCTGGTTAGATCTGGATCACCAGAAGCCTTATTATCCGCAGGGTATTAAAAACTTCTATAGTGGTGATTCCGAGCAGGTCGGGTTCAGCTCAAGATTTACGCTCAAACTTAAAGATATTAGGTTCAGGAAAAGTCCACTTAAGGTGAAGAATGATCGCAATTTGCTTCTAAAGAAAAATGATCTTCCAATGCTTGTATTTAATTTGATCAGCGCGGTTATGTTTAAGTTCTCGTTTGCTTTTTTAGGATACAAAACAGGTTGGGTTGGGCTTTATAAGTTAAAATAG
- a CDS encoding glycosyltransferase, with amino-acid sequence MSSIIDILIYAHDGRGLGHVSRSVAIGLALRRLFPNLSVLFVTGCGSTAELIGGGNLDWVKLPSYRTSVSEGKSCGAMGPANIEDKLLGTLRADNISDIVEAYKPKVVLADHTPQGKHQELMRAVKGSTDTTWVLGVRAVVGDVDKVWSELSATVFDSKYSNILWYGDSDVTGTAELDKLSEHYKVTPFEAGYVSRLKELRRLGVNSCVDKKIAGVISVPWSGEGTFVLLEKISQVIGSFDPSEGIWKVYMNLNESGSCDVNDFFARYPNVVLEQVGPSFLADLANSRSAIIYGGYNSLTDVMSAGVPSVVFLRGMKDGEQEEHAATLQKASDAIVDVYSEDEVSVDGLRASLEKCLASTVKPSSISLNGAANAARYLSELAGVYDVNG; translated from the coding sequence ATGAGTTCAATAATAGATATACTTATTTATGCACACGATGGCAGAGGGCTTGGTCATGTTAGTAGAAGTGTTGCAATTGGTTTAGCCTTGCGCAGATTGTTTCCGAATTTGTCGGTACTTTTTGTTACTGGATGCGGCTCTACTGCTGAGTTGATTGGCGGCGGTAATTTAGATTGGGTAAAGCTTCCATCATACAGGACCTCCGTCTCAGAAGGTAAGTCCTGCGGCGCAATGGGACCTGCGAACATTGAAGATAAACTTCTGGGAACTCTCAGGGCCGACAATATCAGCGATATTGTTGAAGCATATAAACCAAAAGTTGTGCTTGCCGATCATACCCCGCAAGGAAAACATCAAGAGCTTATGCGCGCTGTGAAAGGTTCAACTGATACGACATGGGTTCTTGGGGTACGTGCAGTTGTTGGCGATGTTGATAAAGTCTGGTCTGAACTTTCGGCAACTGTTTTTGATTCTAAGTATTCAAATATACTCTGGTACGGCGATTCGGATGTAACGGGCACTGCAGAGCTTGATAAACTTAGCGAGCATTATAAGGTAACACCTTTTGAGGCGGGCTACGTGTCTCGATTAAAAGAATTACGGCGCCTGGGTGTTAATAGTTGTGTAGATAAAAAAATAGCAGGTGTTATATCTGTGCCATGGTCCGGTGAAGGTACTTTCGTATTACTTGAGAAAATTTCACAGGTGATAGGCTCTTTTGACCCGTCTGAAGGAATTTGGAAAGTTTATATGAATCTCAATGAGTCTGGCTCTTGCGATGTTAATGATTTCTTTGCGCGGTATCCGAATGTTGTTCTTGAACAGGTTGGCCCATCCTTTTTAGCAGATCTTGCTAATTCTAGATCTGCCATTATTTACGGTGGTTACAATAGCCTGACAGACGTTATGAGTGCCGGAGTTCCTTCAGTTGTATTCCTAAGAGGAATGAAAGATGGAGAACAGGAAGAGCACGCCGCGACCTTACAAAAAGCATCAGACGCAATAGTTGACGTTTACTCAGAGGACGAAGTTTCAGTGGATGGACTGCGCGCATCTCTTGAAAAATGTCTGGCATCAACCGTTAAGCCATCTAGCATATCTCTGAACGGAGCAGCTAATGCGGCTCGCTACCTGTCAGAGCTTGCAGGGGTATATGATGTTAACGGCTAG
- a CDS encoding glycosyltransferase family protein, translating into MSKTYNILMYSHDTYGLGHIRRTMAIASHLKCKGVNILIITGSPIVGRFEFPEQIDFVRVPGMIKQSNDNYIPHSIKIDPVHAMSIRQSIIDATAKSFQPDLFIVDKAPRGLKHEIMPTLEWMKQYGKTKTILGLRDIMDDGESTTKDWTDKGIYDVLENLYSEIWVYGHKEYYNPIEEYAIPESISKKMIFTGYIPRKVHARTSPEVRKNGKKLVVITAGGGGDGYPMMDAYLKAIEKHGQQNFRTVMVTGPFMPADLRRDLSERAKKLSVTFYHFYRRMEKLFSNADLVVSMGGYNTVCEILSHKQVGLIVPRETPRLEQTIRANVLKEQNLADFIPWHQLGPDTMMEKIDLLLNNSQKIKDAVSNFKFTGLDVMHQRVGQFKDICK; encoded by the coding sequence ATGAGTAAGACTTACAATATTTTGATGTATTCCCACGACACTTATGGCCTGGGACACATCCGCCGCACAATGGCAATTGCCTCCCACCTGAAATGCAAGGGTGTCAATATCCTGATAATTACAGGATCCCCCATTGTCGGTAGATTTGAATTTCCTGAACAAATTGATTTCGTTCGCGTTCCAGGGATGATAAAACAGTCCAACGACAACTATATACCACATTCGATAAAAATAGACCCTGTCCACGCCATGTCCATCAGACAGTCCATAATTGATGCGACTGCAAAAAGCTTTCAGCCAGACCTGTTCATCGTTGATAAAGCTCCTCGCGGTCTAAAGCATGAGATCATGCCTACACTCGAGTGGATGAAGCAATATGGCAAAACCAAAACTATCTTAGGCCTCAGAGATATCATGGATGACGGCGAAAGTACGACCAAAGACTGGACCGATAAAGGAATATATGACGTTTTGGAAAACCTGTATTCTGAAATATGGGTTTACGGTCATAAAGAATATTACAATCCAATCGAAGAATACGCCATTCCTGAATCAATCAGCAAAAAAATGATTTTTACAGGCTACATTCCAAGAAAAGTTCATGCGCGCACCAGTCCGGAGGTTCGCAAGAACGGCAAAAAGCTTGTGGTTATAACTGCTGGCGGCGGCGGCGACGGCTACCCCATGATGGACGCCTACCTCAAAGCTATTGAAAAGCATGGCCAACAAAACTTCAGGACTGTAATGGTTACCGGCCCATTTATGCCGGCAGACCTTAGACGTGATCTTTCTGAGCGTGCTAAAAAACTTTCTGTCACATTTTACCATTTTTACAGAAGAATGGAAAAATTATTCAGCAATGCTGACCTTGTTGTCAGCATGGGCGGTTATAACACTGTTTGCGAAATTCTATCACATAAACAAGTAGGACTTATCGTTCCACGCGAAACTCCAAGACTGGAACAGACCATCAGAGCCAATGTCTTAAAAGAGCAAAACCTTGCCGACTTCATTCCATGGCATCAGCTTGGACCAGATACAATGATGGAAAAGATCGATCTTCTTCTGAATAATTCACAAAAGATTAAAGATGCTGTTTCAAACTTTAAATTTACAGGTCTAGACGTTATGCATCAGCGTGTCGGCCAATTCAAAGATATTTGCAAATGA
- a CDS encoding glycosyltransferase family 4 protein: MINKNQPVLAMILKGYPRISETFISNEIRLLEKRGVKIHIISMRKPREEFTHKSISEIKAEVSYLPSTVEGCLEGLFGSTEEDASLKDPRYGKDPEFTGRIDKIWDTLRETKSQASFKHMLQAEYIVEKVLPGSDIFHIHAHFAHSPTSVARNASRLSGLPFSFTAHAKDIYTQAPSKITAKISEAKFAVTCTGYNCKYLEEIAPEGKPIHKVYHGIDLKLFTSDKPFSSKAPYEIFTVARFTPKKGLPTVFKALKKLDERGIDFSYKIVGDGDDRESTLAMVDELGLSKRVTWLGTKAHEEVLELYRKADLFALGCEIAENGDRDGIPNVLAESMAMSVPVVATTVSGIPELVEHGKTGMLVESGDYEAMADAMEKILTDQDLRHAMIPAAKAKVHEIFDNRYWINVLADVYELYGIKASA, translated from the coding sequence ATGATAAATAAAAACCAGCCTGTCCTTGCGATGATTCTCAAGGGATATCCCCGTATATCCGAAACTTTTATTTCAAATGAAATTAGACTCCTCGAAAAAAGAGGTGTTAAAATTCATATTATTTCCATGCGTAAACCGCGTGAGGAATTCACACACAAATCTATTTCAGAAATAAAAGCTGAAGTTTCATATCTACCTTCAACGGTAGAAGGATGCTTAGAGGGACTTTTCGGTTCTACTGAGGAAGATGCGAGTCTAAAAGATCCCCGCTATGGAAAGGATCCCGAGTTTACCGGACGCATTGATAAAATCTGGGACACTTTGCGTGAAACCAAAAGTCAGGCATCGTTCAAACATATGCTTCAAGCGGAATATATAGTTGAAAAAGTTCTTCCGGGCTCTGACATTTTCCACATTCACGCCCACTTCGCACATTCTCCTACATCCGTTGCGAGAAATGCGAGCAGACTATCCGGCCTCCCTTTCAGCTTCACAGCTCACGCTAAAGACATTTACACTCAGGCTCCTTCTAAAATCACAGCCAAGATATCAGAAGCAAAATTTGCAGTCACATGCACAGGCTACAACTGCAAATATCTCGAAGAAATCGCTCCCGAAGGTAAACCTATTCATAAAGTTTACCACGGCATTGATCTTAAACTTTTCACTTCCGATAAACCATTTTCGTCTAAAGCCCCATATGAGATTTTCACAGTGGCCCGCTTCACTCCTAAAAAAGGATTGCCAACTGTATTCAAAGCTCTGAAAAAGCTTGATGAAAGAGGAATTGATTTTTCCTACAAAATAGTCGGTGACGGTGATGATAGAGAATCAACCCTCGCTATGGTTGATGAACTTGGTCTATCAAAACGAGTTACGTGGCTAGGCACAAAAGCACATGAAGAAGTTCTAGAACTTTACCGTAAAGCAGACCTGTTCGCGTTAGGCTGTGAGATTGCTGAGAATGGGGACCGGGACGGAATCCCGAACGTTCTAGCTGAAAGTATGGCCATGTCAGTACCAGTTGTTGCTACCACAGTTTCAGGCATTCCTGAACTTGTTGAGCACGGTAAAACAGGCATGCTTGTTGAGTCTGGAGACTACGAAGCTATGGCTGACGCCATGGAAAAGATTCTAACGGATCAGGACTTAAGACATGCCATGATTCCTGCAGCAAAAGCCAAAGTTCATGAAATTTTCGACAACCGTTACTGGATCAATGTACTCGCTGATGTTTATGAACTTTATGGTATAAAAGCTAGCGCTTAG
- a CDS encoding glycosyltransferase family 4 protein, protein MKIAFFAPHKHIHHEVPSGDLMIGKSLHDFLKSQGHELMVASKMKLRNILISPLKWPALYLEYKKTLKRTAEFKPDLWLTYHSYYKSPDLLGPSISAKLGIPYMIYQGVYSTKHRRDPKTWLGFMANKKALLQADHVFANKEIDHKNLSRIILPEKLTRTSPGINPDLFKFCKKSRIEMRKKLALNGSPTIMTTAMLRGGVKEKSINDLINAFSIVLKKTPNAKLIIAGDGDARERLTLLANKISPDHIIFLGKINRLELFKYYSSANIFAYPGINEALGMVYLEAQSSGLPVVAYSTRGPCEAVKQDETGLLSPEGDISTLAKNMLILLNDKSKRHRMGDRGSLHIQEKFNSNLNMGRVEAKIRQVISRRTF, encoded by the coding sequence ATGAAAATTGCTTTTTTTGCTCCTCATAAACACATTCATCATGAGGTTCCTTCTGGAGATTTGATGATCGGCAAGAGCCTGCACGACTTCCTTAAGTCTCAAGGGCATGAGCTGATGGTTGCCAGCAAGATGAAACTCCGCAATATCCTGATATCACCGCTCAAATGGCCTGCTCTCTACCTTGAGTACAAGAAAACACTTAAGCGGACAGCAGAATTTAAACCGGATCTCTGGTTGACCTACCACAGCTACTACAAGTCGCCGGACTTACTTGGACCGTCCATCTCAGCAAAACTTGGCATTCCATACATGATTTACCAAGGTGTTTATTCCACTAAACACAGACGCGATCCCAAAACTTGGCTCGGCTTCATGGCAAATAAAAAGGCCCTGCTCCAAGCAGACCACGTTTTTGCCAATAAAGAAATCGACCATAAAAATCTTTCCCGCATTATTCTTCCTGAAAAACTTACAAGAACCAGCCCCGGTATTAACCCAGATCTTTTTAAATTCTGCAAAAAGAGTAGAATTGAGATGCGAAAAAAACTCGCTTTAAACGGATCTCCGACCATCATGACTACGGCGATGCTGCGTGGTGGAGTTAAAGAGAAAAGCATCAATGATCTCATTAATGCTTTTTCAATAGTTCTCAAAAAAACTCCCAATGCAAAGCTCATAATAGCTGGCGACGGCGATGCGCGCGAACGGTTGACTTTACTCGCAAATAAAATTTCACCTGATCATATTATCTTTTTAGGAAAGATTAACCGCTTAGAACTTTTCAAATATTATAGTTCAGCGAACATTTTCGCCTACCCCGGTATTAATGAAGCGCTAGGCATGGTTTACCTCGAAGCGCAAAGTTCGGGACTACCTGTTGTCGCATACTCGACACGCGGTCCATGCGAAGCTGTTAAACAAGATGAAACCGGACTTTTATCTCCTGAAGGAGATATTTCAACTCTCGCAAAAAATATGCTCATTCTGCTCAATGACAAATCAAAACGTCACCGCATGGGTGACCGTGGATCATTACATATACAAGAGAAGTTCAACTCAAATTTGAATATGGGACGAGTAGAAGCTAAAATAAGGCAAGTAATCTCAAGGAGGACGTTTTGA
- a CDS encoding histidine phosphatase family protein — MKSVKIALIRHSITVWNEENRIQGHMNSPLSEDGIELAKSWKPALSPESFDAVITSDLGRTIETAKIITEGLDLPFITVPGLREQDWGEWSGLTYDDLELKWPGIIPEEEAKGWDFRPAGGESRRETSARAIKALSEAATKIAEIIVSDSPKVLAVIHEGTLKTITYSLAGHDFMPSTRKLIKRRRLHWVKWDGTLSIDRLNDLL, encoded by the coding sequence TTGAAATCTGTAAAAATAGCTCTAATCAGACACTCCATAACAGTCTGGAACGAAGAAAACAGAATTCAAGGGCATATGAATTCTCCACTAAGCGAAGACGGTATTGAATTGGCAAAATCATGGAAGCCAGCATTATCTCCGGAATCTTTTGATGCGGTTATCACTAGTGATCTGGGCCGCACCATTGAAACAGCCAAAATTATCACCGAAGGGCTTGATTTACCGTTCATTACAGTTCCCGGCCTACGTGAACAGGACTGGGGAGAGTGGTCAGGGCTAACCTATGATGATCTCGAATTGAAATGGCCCGGAATTATACCTGAAGAAGAAGCCAAAGGTTGGGATTTTCGCCCCGCTGGAGGAGAAAGCCGCCGCGAAACGTCCGCAAGAGCTATAAAAGCTCTCAGCGAAGCAGCGACTAAGATAGCCGAAATAATTGTCAGTGATTCACCTAAAGTGCTTGCTGTAATACATGAGGGAACACTTAAAACCATCACCTACAGCCTTGCAGGACATGACTTTATGCCATCCACTCGAAAGCTGATTAAACGCCGCCGTTTACACTGGGTTAAATGGGATGGAACTTTATCGATAGATAGGCTAAACGACCTTCTATGA
- a CDS encoding glycosyltransferase family protein, whose amino-acid sequence MKIIQYCQHVLGMGHFFRSLEIARAFEDEQVIFVAGGSRPDQQLPDNVEYFQLPGLCMNENFGGLMPTDEGRSLDEVKEERTETLKKIFENEKPDIFLIELFPFGRKAFRFELLPILDAIKEGKYGNVKVVCSLRDILVERDDGGKHENRCVKYLNKYFDLLLIHSDPKISKLDETFSVIDNISIPLVYTGFAARKPRKEIRNDIREKRGIAADVKFMVASAGGGKVGGPLLNAVLNGYAQLRPENSELLILTGPFLDQQSFDELEKKAATISCVTIEKFAPDFTDLLMGADCMISMAGYNTCMDILTTGIPSAVFPFAQNHEQRMRAEKLAKYIPLKILNNDDLNVSDMKNIIENLFAQERTTAEHNINLDGGLDSARAIQKIGNN is encoded by the coding sequence ATGAAAATAATTCAGTACTGCCAGCATGTCCTAGGCATGGGCCATTTTTTCAGAAGTCTCGAAATTGCACGAGCCTTCGAAGACGAACAGGTAATTTTTGTTGCAGGCGGTTCACGCCCTGATCAGCAATTGCCTGACAATGTCGAATATTTTCAACTTCCCGGTCTATGCATGAATGAAAACTTCGGAGGGCTTATGCCTACCGATGAAGGACGTTCACTTGATGAAGTTAAGGAAGAGCGTACTGAAACACTCAAAAAAATATTTGAAAATGAAAAGCCTGACATATTCCTGATTGAACTATTTCCTTTCGGGCGCAAGGCTTTCAGGTTTGAACTTCTCCCGATTCTTGATGCAATTAAAGAAGGTAAATACGGCAACGTAAAAGTTGTGTGTTCTTTAAGAGATATTTTAGTAGAACGCGACGATGGGGGAAAACATGAAAATCGTTGCGTAAAATATCTGAACAAGTATTTTGATCTTCTACTTATTCATTCAGACCCTAAAATTTCAAAATTAGATGAAACATTTTCCGTAATAGACAACATTTCCATTCCGCTAGTTTATACAGGATTTGCAGCGCGAAAGCCCCGCAAAGAGATTAGAAATGACATTCGAGAAAAACGCGGCATTGCTGCTGATGTTAAGTTCATGGTTGCCAGCGCAGGAGGCGGCAAGGTAGGAGGTCCACTTCTAAATGCGGTATTAAATGGTTATGCCCAATTGCGCCCCGAAAACAGCGAACTATTAATACTTACCGGACCTTTTCTTGATCAACAAAGCTTTGATGAATTGGAAAAAAAAGCAGCGACAATATCCTGCGTTACTATAGAAAAATTCGCGCCAGATTTCACAGATTTGCTAATGGGGGCTGACTGTATGATTTCCATGGCAGGATACAATACTTGTATGGATATACTTACCACAGGTATCCCAAGCGCAGTCTTCCCTTTTGCGCAAAATCATGAACAGCGCATGCGAGCTGAGAAATTAGCAAAATATATCCCGCTTAAAATTCTAAACAATGATGACCTAAACGTAAGTGACATGAAAAATATTATCGAAAATCTTTTTGCTCAAGAGCGGACAACTGCCGAGCACAATATAAACTTAGATGGCGGCCTTGATTCTGCACGCGCAATCCAGAA